A single region of the Deefgea piscis genome encodes:
- a CDS encoding rhodanese-like domain-containing protein: MQHISPNDLYLWLQDSDRAAPHLLDVREPWEVALCQISGSQNVPMNHIPSEQTRLDPDATYVVICHHGVRSYQVAGFLERQGFENMINLDGGIAAWANDVEPNMARY; this comes from the coding sequence ATGCAACATATTAGTCCGAATGATCTTTACCTGTGGTTGCAAGACTCAGACCGTGCAGCGCCTCATTTATTGGACGTTCGCGAACCATGGGAAGTGGCTTTATGCCAAATTAGCGGCAGTCAAAATGTGCCGATGAATCACATTCCAAGTGAACAAACGCGTTTAGATCCTGATGCCACTTACGTGGTGATTTGCCATCACGGCGTGCGTAGTTATCAAGTGGCTGGATTTTTGGAACGGCAAGGTTTTGAAAATATGATTAATTTAGACGGTGGTATTGCGGCGTGGGCCAATGATGTTGAGCCGAATATGGCGCGGTATTGA
- a CDS encoding DMT family transporter gives MTYLYSLFALTIGLIIPLQAAINNQLKSVIGHSTLLAALVSFSVGTLALLCISLATGQKISALAQLPKAEPWMLLGGLLGAVFVFGTTLIAPKLGAATMLSLIITGQIIASMLFDRFGWFAMPMKDLSWPRLLGAAFIVVGVVLVNFGNDWLNAKP, from the coding sequence ATGACTTATCTTTATAGCTTATTCGCCCTCACCATTGGCCTGATTATTCCACTGCAGGCGGCCATTAATAACCAACTCAAATCCGTTATCGGGCACAGTACTTTACTGGCGGCCTTAGTGTCTTTCTCAGTGGGTACGCTAGCCCTACTCTGCATCAGTCTGGCGACTGGGCAAAAAATAAGCGCACTGGCGCAACTACCGAAAGCCGAGCCGTGGATGCTGCTGGGGGGCTTACTGGGTGCGGTCTTTGTTTTTGGCACCACGTTGATCGCACCGAAACTCGGCGCAGCGACGATGTTGTCGCTCATTATCACCGGGCAAATTATTGCCTCAATGCTGTTTGATCGATTTGGCTGGTTTGCCATGCCGATGAAAGATTTAAGCTGGCCACGCTTACTCGGCGCAGCATTCATTGTTGTTGGCGTGGTCTTGGTGAACTTTGGCAATGATTGGCTTAATGCCAAGCCTTAA
- a CDS encoding antitoxin Xre/MbcA/ParS toxin-binding domain-containing protein, which translates to MMDLTRIGIFFELLERELAGQPDLHADLMAVVQFEPQLLMPWLPVIDMAEHKLGDLNTVVKWITCPHLELNGVSPASLVGTADGVERVSQLLAQYAPLPPWRNPQSSGQTEPQA; encoded by the coding sequence ATGATGGATTTAACCCGAATCGGTATTTTTTTTGAATTGCTCGAGCGAGAACTGGCTGGGCAGCCTGATTTGCATGCCGATTTAATGGCGGTGGTGCAATTTGAGCCGCAATTGCTTATGCCTTGGCTGCCGGTCATTGATATGGCTGAGCATAAATTGGGTGATTTAAATACCGTGGTGAAGTGGATTACCTGCCCACATTTAGAGCTCAATGGCGTGTCGCCTGCATCACTGGTGGGTACCGCCGATGGCGTTGAGCGCGTGAGCCAATTACTGGCGCAATATGCCCCCTTGCCGCCATGGCGTAATCCGCAAAGTTCGGGTCAAACTGAGCCTCAAGCTTAA